In one Ferroacidibacillus organovorans genomic region, the following are encoded:
- a CDS encoding GGDEF domain-containing protein: protein MVQKTDCVASYVVIPNEQGEMKVVSWSAKEEGLKRVLAQSACLNTLVREPHDSIEARKMRYNLMSWPILFPDAKEPQAFVKFVFAERMRITPMLINLLEQVMESLKNALHLMKNRETLNQWAWLDPLTGISNRRALDRFLENMNDGTKSGAVVYVDLDDFKPVNDRFGHETGDRVLQEVAKRLVDELGENDLVSRLGGDEFVVILVGLEQRSDLLERLETLDRLIQQPIYVDGVSEPLFVHASMGVTQFKQGHKLPHDMMRMADQQVYIAKNVKHSRSVAWEISE from the coding sequence AGATGAAGGTTGTCTCGTGGTCCGCAAAAGAGGAGGGACTGAAACGAGTCCTTGCACAGTCTGCCTGTCTCAATACGCTGGTTCGTGAACCGCATGACAGCATTGAGGCGCGAAAAATGCGCTATAACCTGATGTCGTGGCCGATCCTCTTTCCGGATGCAAAGGAGCCCCAGGCCTTCGTGAAATTCGTCTTTGCGGAGCGTATGCGTATTACGCCGATGCTCATTAATTTACTTGAGCAAGTGATGGAGAGCCTCAAAAATGCGCTGCATTTAATGAAGAATCGCGAAACGCTCAACCAGTGGGCATGGCTTGATCCACTGACGGGAATCTCCAATCGCCGTGCACTTGATCGTTTTTTAGAAAATATGAATGACGGCACGAAGTCAGGGGCTGTCGTCTATGTCGATCTTGATGACTTTAAGCCCGTCAATGATCGTTTTGGCCACGAAACGGGCGATCGCGTTTTGCAGGAGGTTGCCAAACGACTAGTGGATGAGCTCGGAGAGAATGACCTTGTTTCACGACTTGGCGGGGATGAATTTGTCGTGATTCTCGTCGGATTGGAACAGCGTTCAGATCTGCTTGAACGCCTTGAAACGCTCGATCGATTGATCCAGCAACCGATCTATGTCGATGGCGTCTCTGAACCGCTCTTTGTTCACGCGAGTATGGGCGTAACCCAGTTTAAGCAAGGGCACAAACTGCCACATGATATGATGCGGATGGCTGATCAACAGGTGTACATCGCGAAAAACGTCAAGCATTCCAGATC